From a single Bacteroidia bacterium genomic region:
- a CDS encoding MBL fold metallo-hydrolase, translated as MVKLTFLGCGDAFGSGGRFYTCFLLETSGKKILVDCGASAVISMKKMGISPGEIDAIVISHLHGDHFGGIPFFLIDCKHVSNRTKNLIIAGPQNIASRTAIVSEALYPNSWQSDRGFDLEFEEMAEGNTSILPGIRVTPFPVVHPSGSQSFGLRIEAEGKVLAYSGDTEWTDTLIPLSEGADLFVCECYKYDQQLRFHLDYQTLLSKREQLNCRRMILTHMSEEMLSKKETSVFECAYDGMVAVL; from the coding sequence ATGGTAAAGCTGACTTTTCTGGGCTGTGGCGATGCTTTTGGTAGTGGTGGCCGCTTCTATACCTGCTTTTTACTCGAAACCTCGGGGAAAAAAATACTGGTCGATTGTGGCGCATCTGCTGTGATTTCTATGAAGAAAATGGGTATCTCTCCGGGAGAGATTGATGCAATTGTCATTTCCCATCTCCATGGGGATCATTTTGGCGGTATCCCATTTTTTCTGATTGATTGCAAACATGTATCAAACCGCACCAAAAATCTGATTATTGCCGGCCCGCAAAATATTGCCAGCAGAACGGCCATTGTCAGTGAAGCACTTTACCCCAATTCCTGGCAGTCAGATCGCGGCTTTGACCTTGAATTTGAAGAAATGGCTGAAGGCAATACAAGTATTCTGCCGGGAATCAGGGTTACTCCTTTTCCGGTGGTACACCCCAGCGGCAGCCAGTCTTTTGGCTTGCGGATCGAAGCCGAGGGTAAAGTTCTTGCTTATTCCGGAGATACTGAGTGGACCGATACCCTGATCCCGCTTTCTGAAGGAGCGGATCTTTTTGTCTGCGAATGTTATAAATACGATCAACAGCTTCGCTTTCATCTCGATTACCAGACACTGTTGTCCAAGCGTGAGCAGCTCAACTGCCGCCGCATGATCCTTACTCACATGAGCGAAGAAATGTTGTCAAAAAAAGAGACGTCGGTATTCGAATGTGCGTATGACGGAATGGTCGCCGTACTTTAA
- a CDS encoding NAD-dependent epimerase/dehydratase family protein, whose translation MTADTKNKRILVIGALGQIGSELTAALTEKYGNDAVVATDIRIPDHKTDFLFLKLDILDKDALFQVISQYRIGTVYNLAAILSAKGEQQPQLAWEINMKSLLNTLEAARELSLEKVFWPSSIAVFGPSTPRVHTPQNCEMDPSTVYGISKLAGERWCAYYAKKYGIDVRSLRYPGLISYKTLPGGGTTDYAVEIFHEAVKKGRYTSFLREDTALPMMYMPDAIRATLSIMDAPGESIKIRSSYNLAGISFTPGMLSAEIASHIPSFQCDFQPDFRQEIADSWPQSIDDSEATKDWGWKPGFDLSGMTREMIMHIREYYTEKV comes from the coding sequence ATGACAGCTGACACAAAAAATAAACGTATCCTGGTAATTGGTGCGCTGGGCCAGATCGGCAGCGAACTTACAGCAGCACTAACGGAAAAATATGGCAATGACGCCGTGGTCGCTACCGATATCCGTATTCCCGATCATAAGACAGATTTCCTTTTCCTGAAACTGGATATACTCGATAAGGATGCGCTTTTCCAGGTAATCTCTCAATATCGTATCGGCACCGTTTACAACCTTGCGGCGATTTTATCAGCCAAAGGAGAACAGCAGCCGCAGCTCGCCTGGGAAATCAATATGAAAAGCCTGCTCAATACCCTTGAAGCTGCGCGCGAACTGTCGCTGGAAAAAGTATTCTGGCCAAGTTCTATCGCCGTTTTCGGTCCGTCAACCCCACGGGTTCATACGCCCCAAAACTGCGAAATGGACCCATCTACGGTCTATGGTATCAGCAAACTCGCAGGAGAGCGCTGGTGCGCCTACTACGCCAAAAAGTACGGCATTGATGTACGCAGCCTGCGGTATCCCGGGCTTATCAGTTACAAAACATTGCCAGGCGGTGGTACAACAGATTACGCAGTGGAAATTTTTCACGAAGCTGTTAAAAAAGGGCGATATACAAGTTTTCTGCGGGAAGATACCGCGCTTCCAATGATGTACATGCCTGACGCAATTCGCGCGACATTGTCGATTATGGACGCCCCGGGCGAATCCATCAAAATTCGTTCTTCCTATAACCTGGCGGGAATCAGTTTTACTCCCGGGATGCTTTCCGCCGAAATCGCCAGCCATATTCCCTCTTTTCAATGCGATTTTCAACCAGATTTCCGGCAGGAAATTGCAGACAGCTGGCCTCAAAGTATCGACGACTCAGAAGCAACCAAAGACTGGGGCTGGAAACCCGGGTTTGATCTTTCCGGCATGACACGGGAGATGATTATGCATATCCGCGAATACTATACAGAAAAGGTTTAA
- a CDS encoding ATP-binding protein gives MRLFIRILSAIVLTCSIFYTRAAHPGDGPGVDSLQQVIEDLKSAGKYALVARMYIQQGNYYVENGTYLKSKEPYMHALEAAEKASSDSLIIELHYQLGYISYLTGDFPTALSHFKNCLTINQGNIIPGKNAKTNAQISSIYLSIGDIKKSLEFQQMVMEELESTKDSVGMVYNLYLLSVTFFDQKAYDQALLYSDSSFHIARSIKWEQMIYTCLAEKGNILLKQMKIDEAFRYARWSYTYADSIQYPYGEAYSIGLIGEIFSYTDDTDSAEYYLSEGIKLNQELGYKAGEISNLVSMGRMYAQAKNYPLALESVEKALEYTDSMGLSRHGDNILGMLAEIHFKAGNLRQAFDFQTMDKKLHDSIFNENVSKQIAALTVSQQIRDMESRQELAIQKEKARLYLFGGLIAFVLISLLALVLFSRNRIQARANALLNAKNFELARTNKELEQFAYVASHDLKEPLRMIASYTGLLKRRYSHLFDKDAHEYMGFVAEGVSRMDTLLKDLMIYACIDDGDQHFELSDVEQIVHSSINLLRPTIEETGAQIEVSWLPRIHANASQLSQLFLNMISNALKYKSSDPPKIRIESKETEKEVVFSVADNGIGIEEAYKEKIFSIFQRLHQREQYEGTGIGLAICKKITENHGGRIWVESQPGKGSTFFVAIPRNL, from the coding sequence GTGAGATTGTTTATCCGGATTTTGTCCGCTATTGTCCTTACTTGCTCTATCTTCTATACACGTGCTGCCCATCCGGGAGATGGGCCAGGTGTGGATAGCCTTCAACAGGTTATAGAAGATTTGAAATCTGCCGGAAAATATGCACTGGTTGCCAGGATGTATATTCAACAGGGTAATTATTATGTTGAAAATGGCACATATCTAAAATCTAAAGAGCCTTATATGCATGCGCTGGAAGCTGCTGAAAAAGCTTCTTCAGACTCACTTATCATAGAACTACACTATCAACTGGGTTATATATCCTATCTCACCGGTGATTTCCCTACGGCACTATCTCATTTTAAGAATTGCCTGACTATAAATCAAGGCAATATTATACCTGGAAAAAACGCTAAAACCAATGCTCAGATATCCAGCATTTATCTGAGCATTGGCGATATCAAGAAATCACTTGAGTTCCAACAAATGGTCATGGAAGAGTTGGAGTCCACCAAAGATTCTGTTGGAATGGTCTACAATCTCTACCTCCTTTCGGTCACTTTTTTTGATCAGAAAGCATACGATCAGGCTTTGTTATATAGCGATTCCTCTTTTCATATCGCCCGAAGCATCAAATGGGAGCAAATGATCTATACCTGCCTGGCAGAGAAGGGAAATATTCTCCTGAAACAGATGAAAATTGATGAGGCTTTCCGTTATGCCCGATGGTCATATACTTATGCAGATTCCATTCAATATCCATACGGCGAGGCCTATTCTATCGGCCTGATTGGGGAAATATTCTCCTATACCGATGATACAGATTCTGCTGAATATTATCTGAGTGAGGGAATAAAACTGAATCAGGAACTGGGCTATAAAGCAGGGGAAATCTCCAATCTGGTGAGTATGGGGCGGATGTATGCCCAAGCCAAAAACTACCCGCTCGCACTGGAATCTGTGGAAAAAGCGCTGGAATACACCGATAGTATGGGACTCAGCCGTCACGGTGACAATATCCTGGGAATGCTGGCTGAAATTCACTTTAAGGCAGGAAACCTGCGCCAGGCATTTGACTTTCAGACCATGGATAAAAAACTCCATGATTCTATCTTTAATGAAAATGTAAGCAAACAAATCGCCGCTCTCACGGTCTCTCAGCAAATCAGGGACATGGAAAGCCGGCAGGAACTGGCCATTCAAAAAGAAAAAGCACGGCTATACCTTTTCGGTGGGTTGATTGCCTTTGTCTTAATCTCCTTACTCGCGCTTGTATTATTTAGCCGAAATCGTATTCAGGCCCGGGCAAATGCGCTTCTGAATGCCAAAAACTTCGAACTGGCTCGCACCAATAAAGAACTCGAACAGTTTGCTTACGTCGCTTCCCATGACCTGAAAGAACCGCTGCGAATGATTGCTTCCTACACGGGGCTGCTCAAACGCCGGTATAGTCATCTCTTTGACAAAGATGCACATGAATATATGGGGTTTGTAGCCGAAGGTGTAAGTCGTATGGATACCTTATTAAAGGATCTCATGATCTATGCCTGTATCGATGATGGCGATCAGCATTTTGAGCTGTCGGATGTGGAACAAATCGTCCACTCATCCATCAACCTCCTCCGACCTACCATTGAAGAAACCGGCGCACAAATTGAAGTATCCTGGCTTCCCAGAATCCATGCGAATGCATCTCAACTTAGTCAGTTGTTTCTCAACATGATCTCAAATGCCCTAAAATATAAAAGCTCAGACCCACCCAAAATCAGAATTGAAAGTAAAGAAACCGAAAAAGAAGTGGTATTCTCCGTTGCCGACAATGGAATCGGTATAGAAGAGGCGTATAAGGAAAAAATATTCTCCATTTTTCAGCGCCTTCACCAACGGGAACAATACGAGGGTACAGGTATAGGGCTGGCTATTTGTAAAAAAATAACCGAAAACCACGGCGGTCGTATATGGGTGGAATCACAACCCGGCAAAGGATCTACATTTTTTGTGGCGATCCCAAGAAATTTATAA